A single window of Helicobacter pylori DNA harbors:
- a CDS encoding ABC transporter permease: MESFREFIQQFKKNKAAVVGAWIVLLLVICAVFAPLLAPHDPYVQNAQDRLLKPIWEHGGNAKYLLGTDDLGRDILSRLIYGARISLTIGIVSMGIAVFFGTILGLIAGYFGGKTDAIIMRIMDIMFALPSILLIVIVVAVLGPSLTNAMLAIGFVGIPGFARLVRSSVLGEKEKEYVIASKINGSSHLRLMCKVIFPNCIIPLIVQTTMGFASTVLEAAALSFLGLGAQPPKPEWGAMLMNSMQYIATAPWMLVFPGVMIFLTVMSFNLVGDGIMDALDPKRAS; encoded by the coding sequence ATGGAGTCTTTTAGAGAGTTTATCCAACAATTCAAAAAAAATAAGGCGGCGGTCGTTGGGGCATGGATTGTGCTTTTATTGGTAATTTGCGCTGTTTTTGCACCTCTTTTAGCCCCGCATGATCCTTATGTCCAAAACGCGCAAGATCGCCTTTTAAAACCTATATGGGAGCATGGGGGGAATGCTAAATACCTTTTAGGCACCGATGATTTGGGGCGCGATATTTTGAGCCGCTTGATCTATGGGGCTAGGATTTCTTTAACCATAGGGATTGTTTCTATGGGGATTGCGGTGTTTTTTGGCACGATACTAGGGCTAATAGCGGGGTATTTTGGGGGGAAAACAGATGCAATTATCATGCGTATCATGGACATCATGTTCGCTTTGCCCTCTATTTTATTGATCGTGATTGTGGTCGCTGTGTTAGGGCCTTCACTCACTAACGCCATGCTCGCTATTGGGTTTGTGGGGATTCCTGGATTTGCACGATTGGTGCGCAGTTCTGTGCTAGGCGAAAAAGAAAAAGAATACGTGATCGCTTCTAAAATCAATGGCTCTTCGCATCTTCGTTTAATGTGTAAGGTGATCTTCCCTAATTGCATTATCCCTTTGATCGTGCAAACGACAATGGGTTTTGCTTCCACGGTTTTAGAAGCGGCCGCGCTGAGCTTCTTAGGTCTTGGGGCCCAACCTCCCAAACCCGAATGGGGAGCGATGCTGATGAATTCCATGCAATACATCGCTACCGCTCCTTGGATGCTTGTTTTCCCTGGGGTGATGATTTTTTTAACGGTCATGAGTTTTAATCTGGTAGGCGATGGCATCATGGACGCTTTAGATCCTAAACGCGCCTCTTAA
- a CDS encoding ABC transporter ATP-binding protein has product MILEVKDLKTYFFTDKGVNKAVDGVSFGLKKSQTLCIVGESGSGKSITSLSILGLIEKPGKIVGGSIQFLGQDLLQLKEKQMQKEIRGKKIGMIFQEPMTSLNPSYTVGFQINEVLKIHHPNLNKKERLERVVYELERVGIPHAGDKYHEYPFNLSGGQRQRVMIAMAMVCEPEILIADEPTTALDVTIQAQILELMKELQQKKGTSILFITHDLGVVAQIADEVVVMYKGHVVEQASAKELFADPRHPYTKALLSAIPKPGKEYRKKRLETVDENTDYLSFQKELR; this is encoded by the coding sequence ATGATTTTAGAAGTTAAAGATTTAAAAACTTATTTTTTCACCGATAAGGGCGTGAATAAAGCGGTGGATGGCGTGAGTTTTGGCTTGAAAAAGTCTCAAACGCTTTGCATTGTAGGGGAGAGCGGGAGCGGGAAAAGCATCACTTCGCTTTCTATTCTAGGGTTGATTGAAAAGCCCGGGAAAATTGTGGGGGGGAGCATTCAATTTTTAGGGCAGGATTTGTTGCAACTTAAAGAAAAACAGATGCAAAAAGAAATCAGGGGTAAAAAAATTGGCATGATCTTTCAAGAGCCTATGACGAGCCTAAACCCTTCCTACACGGTGGGGTTTCAAATCAATGAAGTGCTAAAAATCCACCACCCTAACCTCAATAAAAAAGAACGCTTAGAAAGGGTGGTCTATGAATTAGAGCGTGTGGGCATTCCCCATGCCGGGGATAAATACCACGAATACCCTTTCAATCTCAGCGGGGGGCAGCGCCAAAGGGTGATGATCGCTATGGCTATGGTGTGTGAGCCTGAAATCTTGATCGCTGATGAGCCGACGACAGCGTTAGATGTAACCATTCAAGCGCAAATCTTGGAATTGATGAAAGAATTGCAGCAAAAAAAAGGCACTTCTATTTTGTTTATCACCCATGATTTAGGCGTGGTGGCGCAAATCGCTGATGAAGTGGTGGTGATGTATAAAGGGCATGTGGTGGAGCAAGCGAGCGCCAAAGAGCTTTTTGCTGATCCAAGACACCCTTATACCAAAGCTCTTTTAAGCGCGATCCCTAAACCGGGCAAAGAATACCGCAAAAAACGCTTAGAAACCGTGGATGAAAATACAGATTATTTGAGTTTTCAAAAGGAGTTGCGATGA
- a CDS encoding ABC transporter ATP-binding protein: MKLLEIKELKKSYAIDRGLFKPKRVIHALNGISFEVEQNEVLSIVGESGCGKSTTAKILAGIERQDSGAIYFNGKRHLHFSKQDWFDYRKKVQMIFQDPYSSLNPRWKVGEIIAEPLLLNSHFSKKEIKTKVLEIMQKVGLKLEWIDRYPHQFSGGQRQRIGIARALILHPSVVICDEPVSALDVSIQAQVLNLLLDLQKEMGLTYIFISHDLGVVEHISDKIIVMNQGQIVETGDVDSVISAPKHPYTQKLLNAVPHLEKSMQRFAE, encoded by the coding sequence ATGAAGCTCTTAGAAATTAAAGAATTGAAAAAATCCTATGCGATAGACAGGGGGTTATTCAAGCCTAAAAGGGTGATCCATGCACTCAATGGGATTAGTTTTGAAGTGGAACAAAATGAAGTTTTAAGCATTGTGGGGGAGAGCGGTTGCGGGAAAAGCACGACAGCCAAAATTTTAGCCGGGATTGAAAGGCAAGACAGCGGGGCGATTTATTTCAATGGTAAGCGCCATTTGCATTTTAGCAAACAGGATTGGTTTGATTACCGCAAAAAGGTGCAAATGATTTTTCAAGATCCTTATTCTAGCCTGAACCCTCGGTGGAAAGTGGGCGAGATTATCGCTGAACCCTTGCTGTTAAATTCTCATTTTTCAAAAAAAGAAATCAAAACAAAAGTGCTAGAGATCATGCAAAAAGTGGGCTTGAAATTAGAATGGATCGATCGTTACCCCCACCAATTTTCAGGCGGTCAAAGGCAACGAATCGGCATTGCTAGGGCGCTCATTTTGCATCCTAGCGTGGTGATCTGCGATGAGCCTGTGTCTGCACTAGATGTGTCCATTCAAGCGCAAGTGTTGAATTTGCTCTTGGATTTGCAAAAAGAAATGGGGCTGACTTATATTTTTATCAGCCATGATTTAGGCGTGGTGGAGCATATAAGCGATAAAATCATCGTGATGAATCAAGGGCAAATCGTAGAAACCGGGGATGTGGATAGCGTGATAAGCGCTCCAAAGCACCCTTATACGCAGAAATTGCTCAATGCGGTGCCGCATTTGGAAAAATCCATGCAAAGATTTGCTGAATAA
- the obgE gene encoding GTPase ObgE — protein sequence MFVDSVEIIIASGKGGPGMVSFRREKFVIKGGPDGGDGGDGGDVYFEVDNNTDTLASFRGTKHHKAKNGAPGGTRNCAGKKGEDKIIVVPPGTQVFADDKLWLDLVEPKKRVLALKGGKGGLGNAHFKSATKQQPTYAQKGLEGVEKCVRLELKLIADIGLVGFPNAGKSTLISTISNAKPKIANYEFTTLVPNLGVVSVDEKSEFLMADIPGIIEGASEGKGLGISFLKHIERTKVLAFVLDASRLDLGIKEQYKRLRLELEKFSPALANKPFGVLLNKCDVVENIDEMTKDFCAFLNLKAQKLEAFDLEPYLGFLHPNLTSDFENDPNEKSTLFVLPLSAVSALNVHALKFVLLKALP from the coding sequence GTGTTTGTAGATAGCGTGGAAATCATCATCGCTTCGGGTAAGGGGGGGCCTGGAATGGTGAGTTTTAGGCGAGAAAAGTTTGTCATTAAAGGAGGCCCTGACGGGGGCGATGGAGGCGATGGAGGCGATGTGTATTTTGAAGTGGATAACAATACCGACACTCTAGCGAGTTTTAGAGGCACCAAACACCATAAGGCTAAAAACGGGGCTCCAGGAGGCACACGAAATTGCGCAGGCAAAAAGGGTGAAGACAAGATCATTGTCGTGCCGCCAGGAACGCAAGTTTTTGCAGATGATAAGTTGTGGCTTGATTTAGTGGAACCTAAAAAAAGGGTGCTAGCCCTAAAGGGAGGTAAGGGGGGGTTAGGGAATGCGCATTTTAAAAGCGCGACTAAACAACAACCCACTTACGCGCAAAAAGGCTTGGAGGGGGTTGAAAAATGCGTGCGTTTGGAATTAAAGCTCATCGCTGATATAGGGTTAGTGGGCTTCCCTAATGCGGGTAAATCCACGCTCATTTCCACCATCTCTAACGCCAAGCCTAAAATCGCTAATTATGAATTTACGACTCTAGTGCCTAATTTAGGGGTTGTGAGCGTGGATGAAAAAAGCGAATTTCTAATGGCGGATATTCCTGGCATTATTGAAGGGGCTAGTGAGGGAAAAGGCTTAGGGATTAGCTTTTTAAAGCATATTGAACGCACTAAGGTTTTAGCCTTTGTTTTAGACGCTTCCAGGCTGGATTTGGGCATTAAAGAGCAATACAAACGCTTGAGATTGGAGTTGGAAAAATTTTCACCCGCTTTAGCCAATAAGCCTTTTGGGGTGTTGCTCAATAAATGCGATGTTGTAGAAAACATTGATGAGATGACTAAGGATTTTTGCGCTTTTTTAAATTTGAAAGCACAAAAATTAGAGGCGTTTGATTTAGAGCCGTATTTAGGGTTTTTGCACCCCAATTTAACCAGCGATTTTGAAAATGACCCTAATGAAAAATCCACACTCTTTGTCTTACCCCTGTCAGCGGTTAGCGCTCTTAATGTGCATGCGCTTAAATTTGTGTTGTTAAAAGCGTTACCCTAA
- a CDS encoding alginate lyase family protein: protein MKRFVLFLSFICVCVCVQAYADQDYFFRDFKSRDLPQKLHLDKKLSQTIQPCTQLNASKHYTSTGVREPDKCTKSFKKSALMSYDLALGYLVSQNKLYGLKAIEILNAWAKELQSVDTYQSEDNINFYMPYMNMAYWFVKKALPSPEYEDFVKRMRQYSQSALNTNHGVWGILFDVSSALALDDHTLLHNSANRWQDWIFKAIDENGVIASTITRSDTSDYHGGPTKGIKGIAYTNFALLAITISGELLFENGYDLWDSGAGKRLSVAYNKAATWILNPETFPYFQPNLIGVHNNAYFIILAKHYSSPSANELLKQGDLHEDGFRLKLRSP from the coding sequence ATGAAAAGATTTGTTTTGTTTTTATCATTCATATGTGTTTGCGTTTGCGTTCAAGCTTATGCTGATCAAGATTACTTTTTTAGGGATTTTAAATCTAGAGATTTGCCCCAAAAACTCCATCTTGATAAAAAGCTCTCCCAAACAATACAGCCATGCACGCAACTTAACGCGTCAAAACACTACACTTCTACCGGGGTTAGAGAGCCTGATAAATGCACAAAGAGTTTTAAAAAATCCGCTCTCATGTCCTATGACTTAGCGCTAGGCTATTTGGTGAGCCAAAACAAACTATACGGCTTAAAAGCTATAGAAATTTTAAACGCTTGGGCTAAAGAGCTTCAAAGCGTAGACACTTATCAGAGCGAGGATAATATCAATTTTTACATGCCTTATATGAACATGGCTTATTGGTTTGTCAAAAAGGCATTACCTAGCCCAGAATACGAAGATTTCGTTAAGCGGATGCGCCAATATTCTCAATCCGCTCTTAACACTAACCATGGGGTGTGGGGCATTCTTTTTGATGTGAGTTCTGCGCTAGCGTTAGATGATCATACCCTTTTGCACAATAGTGCTAATCGGTGGCAGGATTGGATATTTAAAGCCATAGATGAGAATGGGGTTATTGCTAGCACGATCACTAGGAGCGATACGAGCGATTATCATGGCGGCCCTACAAAGGGCATTAAGGGGATAGCTTATACCAATTTCGCGCTTCTTGCGATAACTATATCAGGCGAATTGCTTTTTGAGAACGGGTATGATTTGTGGGATAGTGGAGCCGGAAAAAGGCTCTCTGTAGCGTATAACAAAGCCGCAACATGGATTTTAAACCCTGAAACTTTCCCTTATTTCCAGCCTAACCTTATCGGGGTGCATAACAACGCCTATTTCATTATTTTAGCCAAGCATTATTCTAGCCCTAGCGCAAATGAGCTTTTAAAGCAAGGCGATTTGCATGAAGATGGTTTCAGGCTGAAACTCCGATCGCCATGA
- a CDS encoding YceI family protein, translating to MKKMVLVSVLLAGFLQAVNLDLSSAKLTWTAFKTKAKTPVNGSFESITYKLGKSQDSLKTLLEGASASMDSLKVNLGDDTKNKNVKEAFFALFKNTNIKVTFRNVIEGDHAGSLTAYVRMNEKLVKVPMQYTIAEDKLVVKGVLDLLNFGLKNELASLAKRCESFHEGLTWSQVEIQFESMIKG from the coding sequence ATGAAAAAAATGGTTTTGGTATCGGTTTTACTAGCAGGGTTTTTGCAAGCGGTGAATTTGGATTTATCTTCGGCTAAGCTAACATGGACGGCCTTTAAAACTAAGGCTAAAACACCAGTAAATGGGAGCTTTGAAAGCATCACCTATAAATTAGGTAAATCTCAAGATAGTTTAAAAACCCTTTTAGAGGGAGCGAGTGCGAGCATGGATAGCTTGAAAGTCAATTTAGGCGATGACACTAAAAACAAAAACGTTAAAGAAGCTTTTTTCGCTCTTTTTAAAAACACTAATATTAAAGTAACTTTTAGAAATGTGATAGAAGGCGATCATGCAGGTTCTCTTACGGCTTATGTGAGAATGAATGAAAAGCTGGTAAAAGTGCCTATGCAATACACGATTGCTGAGGATAAGCTCGTGGTTAAAGGGGTTTTGGATTTATTGAATTTTGGCTTGAAAAACGAATTAGCGAGCTTGGCCAAACGATGCGAGAGTTTTCATGAGGGCTTGACTTGGTCGCAAGTGGAAATCCAATTTGAAAGCATGATTAAGGGATAA
- the hemL gene encoding glutamate-1-semialdehyde 2,1-aminomutase, with amino-acid sequence MELLHSINDFNEAKQVIAGGVNSPVRAFKSVKGTPPFILKGKGAYLYDVDNNHYIDFVQSWGPLIFGHADEEIEENIINALKKGTSFGAPTELETTLAKEIISCYEGLDKVRLVNSGTEATMSAIRLARAFSQKDDLIKFEGCYHGHSDSLLVKAGSGCATFGSPSSLGVPNDFSKHTLVARYNDLNSTEECFKKGDVGCVIIEPIAGNMGLVPAQKEFLLGLKALCEKYQAVLILDEVMSGFRASLSGSQEFYGVVPDLVTFGKVIGAGLPLACFGGRAEIMDLLSPIGGVYQAGTLSGNPLAVCAGLSALYKIKRDKPLYTRLNALAVRLTQGLKKSAQSYNIALETLNMGSMFGFFFNENAVRDFDDALKSDTEMFAKFHQKMLFKGVYLACSSFETGFICEPMTEEMIDLAVAKADESFDEIIKGV; translated from the coding sequence ATGGAGTTGTTGCACAGCATTAATGATTTTAATGAAGCCAAGCAGGTGATCGCTGGGGGGGTCAATTCGCCTGTGAGGGCGTTTAAGAGCGTTAAAGGCACTCCCCCCTTTATTTTAAAGGGTAAGGGGGCGTATCTTTATGATGTGGATAACAACCATTATATAGATTTTGTGCAAAGCTGGGGGCCTTTGATTTTTGGGCATGCTGATGAAGAGATTGAAGAAAATATTATTAATGCATTAAAAAAAGGCACTTCTTTTGGCGCTCCCACAGAATTAGAAACCACTTTAGCTAAGGAAATCATTTCTTGTTATGAAGGCTTAGATAAGGTGCGTTTAGTGAATAGTGGCACGGAAGCGACCATGAGCGCGATACGACTCGCTAGAGCTTTTAGCCAAAAAGATGATTTGATCAAGTTTGAAGGGTGCTATCATGGGCATAGTGACTCTTTGTTGGTGAAAGCGGGTAGCGGGTGCGCCACTTTTGGCTCTCCTTCTTCTTTAGGCGTGCCGAACGATTTTAGCAAACACACTCTAGTGGCCCGTTATAACGATTTAAACTCCACAGAAGAATGCTTTAAAAAAGGCGATGTGGGTTGTGTCATCATTGAGCCCATTGCTGGGAATATGGGGTTAGTGCCGGCTCAAAAAGAGTTTTTACTGGGCTTAAAGGCTTTGTGTGAAAAATACCAAGCGGTGCTGATTTTAGATGAAGTGATGAGCGGGTTTAGAGCGAGTTTGAGCGGTTCGCAAGAATTTTATGGCGTTGTGCCGGATTTGGTAACCTTTGGTAAGGTGATAGGCGCTGGGCTTCCTTTGGCGTGTTTTGGGGGGCGTGCGGAAATTATGGACTTGCTTTCGCCCATTGGAGGCGTGTATCAAGCAGGCACATTGAGCGGTAACCCCCTAGCGGTGTGCGCGGGCTTGAGCGCGCTTTATAAAATCAAAAGAGACAAACCCCTTTATACCCGCTTGAACGCTTTAGCCGTTCGTTTGACTCAAGGTTTAAAAAAGAGCGCTCAAAGCTATAACATCGCTTTAGAAACGCTCAACATGGGGAGCATGTTTGGCTTTTTCTTTAACGAAAATGCGGTGCGTGATTTTGATGACGCTTTAAAAAGCGATACGGAAATGTTTGCAAAATTCCACCAAAAAATGCTCTTTAAGGGCGTGTATTTGGCATGTTCAAGCTTTGAAACCGGCTTTATTTGTGAGCCTATGACTGAAGAGATGATTGATTTAGCGGTTGCAAAAGCCGATGAAAGTTTTGATGAAATCATAAAAGGTGTGTGA
- a CDS encoding AtpZ/AtpI family protein gives MKKPKYYKFIEGANYLSLGLSMVVAILMGVAIGYGLKKLTHISWLFWLGVIWGVLASFLNVYKAYKNMQKDYEELAKDPKHTQNKTK, from the coding sequence TTGAAAAAGCCAAAGTATTATAAATTCATAGAGGGGGCGAATTATTTGAGCTTGGGGCTTTCTATGGTGGTAGCGATCCTTATGGGCGTGGCTATAGGCTATGGGCTTAAAAAACTCACTCATATTTCGTGGCTTTTTTGGCTTGGGGTTATTTGGGGCGTGTTAGCGAGCTTTCTCAATGTCTATAAAGCTTATAAAAACATGCAAAAAGATTATGAAGAATTGGCCAAAGACCCTAAACACACACAAAATAAAACAAAATAA